Proteins encoded together in one Miscanthus floridulus cultivar M001 chromosome 16, ASM1932011v1, whole genome shotgun sequence window:
- the LOC136513754 gene encoding FCS-Like Zinc finger 10-like — translation MLLRRVAADDGSCAGVGVGVGAGRPRLFAVPRLLVGLGGALRCGAAPDCDSPTAARSPTSPLDLRAPFAALGSSLLRSPRSPRARSWDSHRLGLGGLVDDDALAEPAAGASRSRLLGLGPAQARQPFKLPQRLAKPLTTLPRDCAHASPELGHVGTAAAAVPSRKPVPCSMSYGDVKSGPEVTVTGASSNPADLGKFPAPGSLPASIGGPRRYVGSVSATEVEQSEDYTCIIAHGPNPKTTRIFGDCILEPCTLGDGVDAMEVKEGAESYWLVKCFDDGEPGEEFLSSCGSCKKKLDGNDSCIYRGEKAFCSRNCRDQEVLTEEEENITAVASLSSAGSSSSFNDDIFMAEMVVLAAPVDVHYLCSASQGS, via the exons ATGCTGCTCAGGAGGGTGGCGGCGGACGACGGCTCCTGCgccggcgtgggcgtgggcgtgggcgcagGGAGGCCGCGGCTCTTCGCCGTGCCCAGGCTGCTGGTCGGTCTCGGCGGGGCGCTCAGGTGCGGCGCCGCGCCGGACTGCGACTCGCCGACGGCGGCGCGCAGCCCGACGTCGCCGCTCGACCTCAGGGCGCCCTTCGCCGCGCTCGGCAGCTCGCTGCTCCGCTCGCCGCGCTCGCCCAGGGCCAGGAGCTGGGACTCGCACCGCCTCGGCCTCGGCGGCCTCGTCGACGACGACGCCCTCGCCGAACCCGCCGCGGGCGCCAGCAGGAGCCGCCTGCTCGGCCTCGGGCCCGCCCAGGCGCGGCAGCCGTTCAAGCTGCCGCAACGCCTCGCCAAGCCCCTCACCACCCTGCCGAGAGACTGCGCCCACGCGTCCCCGGAGCTCGGGCATGTggggaccgccgccgccgccgtccccagCCGCAAGCCGGTGCCGTGCAGCATGTCCTACGGGGATGTGAAGTCTGGTCCAGAGGTCACCGTGACCGGCGCGAGCAGCAACCCTGCCGATCTTGGGAAGTTCCCCGCGCCGGGCTCCCTGCCGGCGTCCATCGGCGGCCCGCGCCGGTACGTCGGGTCCGTGTCCGCGACGGAGGTGGAGCAGTCGGAGGACTACACCTGCATCATCGCGCACGGTCCGAACCCGAAGACCACTCGCATCTTTGGGGACTGCATCTTGGAGCCCTGCACTCTTGGTGACGGCGTGGACGCCATGGAAGTCAAGGAAGGAGCAGAATCCTACTGGCTGGTCAAGTGCTTCGATGACGGCGAGCCTGGCGAGGAGTTCTTGAGCTCCTGCGGCTCTTGCAAGAAGAAGCTGGATGGCAATGACTCCTGCATTTACCG TGGTGAGAAGGCATTCTGCAGTAGGAACTGCAGGGATCAGGAAGTCCTTACTGAAGAGGAAGAGAACATCACAGCCGTGGCCTCCCTCAGCTCGGCTGGCTCATCATCTTCCTTCAACGATGACATATTCATGGCTGAGATGGTTGTGCTGGCTGCACCAGTTGACGTCCACTACCTATGCTCCGCGAGCCAGGGTAGCTGA